One region of Wyeomyia smithii strain HCP4-BCI-WySm-NY-G18 chromosome 3, ASM2978416v1, whole genome shotgun sequence genomic DNA includes:
- the LOC129729309 gene encoding uncharacterized protein LOC129729309: MGKARPGPPDDSNVGKRRRQQSAENSEGDEDTLLKQNPFASLVTNPQDQSNCSTVNLSDGSGRKKQPPLVVKNVNFSTLSTGIAECGVNPVYKLTRFGIKVLCNSSQEFNQVQDHLKMCSYEYYTHDKPGERPYRVIIRGLPLAEPGILQSQLESEYGLEAQAVHVIRRKEESEPFYLVHFLKGSTTLKKLREIKHIGSIIVQWQAYRNNRADVTQCLNCLHHGHGTRNCHLKSRCNHCGDAHTSDQCPKKSESTKHCANCDGAHSATDPSVQNTYGLDSKRQNQINRGGSPPIKGQQHQL, encoded by the coding sequence ATGGGAAAAGCTCGCCCTGGACCACCCGATGACTCGAACGTGGGGAAAAGACGCCGTCAGCAATCCGCTGAAAACTCCGAGGGGGACGAAGATACGCTGCTTAAGCAAAACCCGTTCGCTTCACTGGTAACAAACCCACAGGATCAATCGAATTGTTCAACAGTCAACCTATCGGATGGTTCCGGTAGGAAAAAACAGCCGCCACTAGTAgtgaaaaatgtgaatttcTCAACTCTATCTACTGGAATCGCCGAGTGTGGAGTAAATCCAGTATACAAACTCACGCGGTTTGGAATAAAAGTGCTTTGTAATTCATCGCAAGAATTCAACCAGGTGCAAGATCACCTAAAAATGTGCAGTTACGAGTATTATACACATGACAAACCAGGAGAAAGACCCTACCGGGTCATCATTCGCGGTCTACCATTAGCAGAACCAGGAATTTTGCAGTCACAGCTTGAAAGTGAATATGGGCTCGAGGCTCAAGCTGTCCATGTTATAAGGAGAAAAGAGGAATCCGAACCCTTTTACCTAGTGCACTTCCTGAAGGGGTCTACCACATTGAAGAAATTGCGTGAAATAAAACACATTGGAAGCATAATTGTTCAATGGCAAGCTTATCGCAACAATCGTGCAGACGTAACCCAATGCTTGAACTGCTTGCATCACGGCCACGGCACACGGAACTGCCATTTGAAAAGCAGATGTAATCACTGCGGCGACGCACACActtcagatcagtgtccgaagAAATCAGAGTCAACCAAACACTGTGCCAACTGTGACGGTGCCCATTCAGCTACAGACCCAAGCGTGCAGAATACATACGGATTAGACAGCAAGCGACAAAATCAAATCAACCGGGGCGGAAGTCCCCCAATAAAAGGCCAGCAGCACCAGCTCTAG